Genomic DNA from Oncorhynchus masou masou isolate Uvic2021 unplaced genomic scaffold, UVic_Omas_1.1 unplaced_scaffold_4876, whole genome shotgun sequence:
aatgggaggaggaggaggaagaggagagaaggaatgggaggaagaggaggaggaaaaggagagaaggaatgggaggaggaggaggaggaagaggagagaagggaatgggaggaggaggaggaagaggagagaaggaatgggaggtggaggaggaagaggagagaaggaatgggaggtggaggaggaggaagaggagagaaggaatgggaggaggaggagagaaggaatgttaggaggaggaggaggaagaggagagaaggaatgggaggaagaggaagaggaagaggagagaaggaatgggaggaggaggaggaggaggaagaggagagaaggaatgggaggaggaggaggaagaggagagaaggaatgggaggaagaggaggaagaggagagaaggaatggggaggaggaggagggaggaagaagagagaaggaatgggaggaggaggatgaggaaaaggagagaaggaatgggaggaggaggaggaagaggagagaaggaatgggaggtggaggaggaggaagaggagagaaggaatgttaggaggaggaggaggaagaggagagaaggaatgggaggaagaggaagaggaagaggagagaaggaatgggaggaggaggaggaggaggaagaggagagaaggaatgggaggaggaggaggaagaggagagaaggaatgggaggaggaggaggaggaagaggagagaaggaatgggaggaagaggaggaggaaaaggagaggatgaatggtaggaagaggaagaggaagaggagagaaggaatgggaggaggaggaggatgaggaagaggagagaatgaatgggaggaagaggaggagagaaggaatgggaggaggaggagagaaggaatgggaggaggaggaggaggaggaggaggaagaggagagaaggaatgggaggaggaggaggaggaaaatgaGAGAatgaatgggaggaagaggaggaagaagagagaaggaatgggaagaggaggaggaggaaaaggagagtaggaatgggaggaagaggaggaggaagaggagagaaggaatgggaggaagaggaggaggaaaaggagagaaggaatgggaggaggaggaggaggaagaggagagaaggaatgggaggaagaggaggaagaagagagaaggaatgggaggaagaggaggaagaagagaggatgaatgggaggaagaggaggaagaggagagaaggaatgggaggagggaggatgaggaaaagggagagaaggaatgggaggaggaggatgaggaagaggagagaaggaatgggaggaagaggaggaggaaaaggagagaaggaatgggaggaggaggaggaggaagaggagagaaggaatgcgaggaggaggaggaggaaaaggagagaatgaatgggaggaagaggaggaagaagagagaaggaatgggaggaggaggatgaggaaaaggagagtaggaatgggaggaggaggaggaggaagaggagagaaggaatgggaggaagaggaggaggaaaaggagagaaggaatgggaggaggaggaggaggaagaggagagaaggaatgcgaggaggaggaggaggaaaaggagagaaggaatgggaggaggaggatgaggaaaaggagagtaggaatgggaggaggaggaggaggaagaggagagaaggaatgggaggaagaggaggaggaaaaggagagaaggaatgggaggaggaggaggaggaagaggagagaaggaatgggaggaggaggatgaggaaaaggagagtaggaatgggaggaggaggaggaggaagaggagagaaggaatgggaggaagaggaggaggaaaaggagagaaggaatgggaggaggaggaggaggaagaggagagaaggaatgggaggtggaggaggaggaagaggagagaaggaatgggaggaggaggaagaggagagaaggaatgggaggaagaggaggaagaagagagaaggaatgggaggaggaggatgaggaaaaggagagtaggaatgggaggaggaggaggaggaagaggagagaaggaatgggaggtggaggaggaggaagaggagagaaggaatgggaggaggaggaagaggagagaaggaatgggaggaagaggaagaggaagaggagagaaggaatgggaggaggaggaagaggagagaaggaatgggaggaagaggaagaggaagaggagagaaggaatgggaggaagaggaagaggagagaaggaatgggaggaggaggaggaggaagaagagaattCACTTCAAGCTGCATCCTATTTTCAAATAAAAACACCATTGACAGAAATATATGTTGTAGGAGACAGTATATATGAGAGTCATTGCAGGTCTACTGTTCTGTAGATGTAGGAGAGAGTATGATGAGAGAAGACACTGAGAACAAAGAGGAAAGTTAGCCTTTGATGTTCTATGTTATTTACTATGGCAAAACCTAAAGTGTTCACCTCTTGGGGAGGAGAAACTACTCACATTGATCCAgggtgataggaggagaggagaactactGACATTGACCCAgggtgataggaggagaggagaactactGACATTGACCCAgggtgataggaggagaggagaactactCACATAGACCCAgggtgataggaggagaggagaactactCACATTGACCCAGggtgataagaggagaggagaactactGACATTGACCCAgggtgataggaggagaggagaactactCACATTGATCCAgggtgataggaggagaggagaactactGACATTGACCCAgggtgataggaggagaggagaactactCACATTGATCCAgggtgataggaggagaggagaactactCACATTGACCCAgggtgataggaggagaggagaactactCACATTGATCCAgggtgataggaggagaggagaactactCACATTGACCCAgggtgataggaggagaggagaactactCACATTAACCCAGggtgataagaggagaggagaactactGACATTGACCCAgggtgataggaggagaggagaactactGACATTGACCCAGGgttataggaggagaggagaactactCACATGGATCCATGGGTGGTCCAGAACCTGTTCTGCCGTgtatctctgatccacctccacctccagcaTGGACCTGATCAGATCctacacacagcacagaaggGTTACACTCTCAATATatctactgtgtgtttgtgtatgtgtgtatgtttttgtgtgtgtgtgtgtaaccttggCAGTCTCCGACACATTGTCCCAGTAGGGGAGAGGGAACTCCAGCTGTCCCATCAGGATCTGGTCAAATAACACTTCCTGGTCATcactgctactgtatatacatatatacatatatacatacacacacacacacacacacacacacacacacacacacacacacacacacacacacacacacacacacacatacacatacacgcacaaaaaatatatatttttaaagctgAACATGTTATGTGGACTAGGTACTCTATGTATGCTGTGGTCATGACTTTAATCTTAATTTAGGACACACAAAAGTGTGTTTTATTTGAAGGTATCTCAAGTTGAAAGAAGCCTGTGTCTTGTCTCAGAGATTCAGTAATACTCCCGATCCAACCACAAGAGGGAGCTATGGCACTAATAACACTCCCAACATGCATTCATCAAAATGTAAAACACCTAGCTTAGTTTGATGTCATATTAGATCAGAGCTGAATTGCGTATTAAACAAGAACGTGTATGGTTTTTTTCAGTTGGGGTGTCAGTGCTTCTTACCCTCGGAAGGGAGGGAAGCCACACAGCAAGATGTAGTTTATAACTCCTGCTGCCCAGATATCTACCTTAATGCCATACCtagaatacacagagagagagaatacacaggtcaggagagagagagagagagagagagagagagagagagagagagagagagagagagagagagagagagagagagagagaaactatgtacagactctgtgggcatagccttgttattgagaaaggccgccgtaggcagacatggctctcaagagaagacaggctatgtgctcactgcccacaaaatgaggtggaactgagctgcacttcctaatctcctgccaaacatatgaccatattagagagacatatttccccccagattacacagatccaccaaGAAAATGTTCTCCCTCTGGTCTCCACTCACAGCCACACGTGCTGTTTATAGTCAGAGTTGTGTGATATGACAAACAGTAATAtaaccacatatatatatatatatatataaactcagcaaaaaaagatatgtcctctcactgtcaactgtgttgcAAACTTTGTATGAacgtaacaagattcaacaactgagacatgaactgaacaggttccacggacatgtgactaacagaaatggaacaaTGATATGAGAGACACATAttcccctcagattacacagacccacaaagaattagaaaacaaatccaattttgattaactcccatctctactgggtgaaataccacagtgtgccatcacagcagcaagatatgtgacctgttgccataagaaaagggcaaccagtgaagaacacacaccattgtaaatacaacccatatttatgtttatttattctcccttttgtactttaaatatttacacattattacaacactacatgtgaaagtattcaccccccttgacatttttcctattCTGTTGCCATACAACCTGGAAATAAGATTGTCTTTGGGGGGGCgtggggggttgtatcatttgatttacacaacatgcctaccactttgaagatgcaaaatattttttttgtgaaatATTAAACTTGagagtgcataactattcaccccccccaatgtcaatactttgtagagccacctttcgctgcaattacagctgcaagtatcttggggaatgtctctataagcttggcacatctagccactaggatttttgcccattcttcaagacaaaactgctccagctccttcaagttggatgggttccgctggtgtacagcaatctttaagtcataccacagaatctcaattggattgaggtctgggctttgactaggccattccaagacaatTAAATGTTTCCCTtacacttgagtgttgctttagcagtatggtcattgtcctgctggaaggtgaacctccgtcccagtcttaaATCTCCGGAAtcctgaaacaggtttccctcaagaatttccctgtattttcgccatccatcattcattctattctgaccagtttcccagtccctgccgatgaaaaacatccccacagcatgatgctgccaccaccatgcttaactgtggggatggtgttctcggagtGATGAGATGTGTACCTTCttacatatgtttggggagtttgTGTTTGTATAACAAAAAAATCTTTAAGCAATtgctttttctggccactcttcccgTAAAGCCCAGTGTACAGCCTGGTCTCTGAGTtttggtgtgtgagagagagaaagagagagagagagggagtgtgtgagggagagtgtgagggagagtgtgagggagagagagagagagagagagacagagagagagagagagagagagagagagagagagagagagagtgagagtgagagtgagagagagagaggatcaggagatatactgtatacaaacacacacacacacccacacacacatgttgTACGTACCCTGTCTCTGCGATGATCTCTGGTGCTACATATGTGGGTGTTCCACAGACAGTGTAGAGGGGTCCATCTACTACGGTGGCCAGACCAAAGTCCCCCAACTTCAGACTCTTACTGCCATCAACATGCTCATACAcctggagaggtggggagagaggggaggaaatgagagggggaaggtgagaggagaggagacgacaggagagggacaagagatgagaggggagaggagagaggggagaggggaggagaggagagagggtagagaggagaggggagaggggaggggagaggagaagggaggagaggaaaggggagagagggagggggagggagaggagataggtgagagagaggggaggagaggagagaggggagataggagagggggaggagatgagaggggagaggaaagagcaggggagagaggggaggggagggagaggagaggagaggagagggagaggagagggagagggagaggagaggagagggagaggagagagagaggagaggagaggagagggagaggagaggagagggagaggagaggagaggagaggagaggagagggggaaggagaggagaggtgagtggttaggggagaggagaggaggagaagtgagaggggagagaggggaggggttagggaggggagaggggttagaatAACTGTGAGGAAGGGGCAGAGCTTAGCTGCCTAGAAATATAGTTTATTTCTATTACAATATATCTTCTTCATATGACCACTGTTAAGCATCGAATACTCACAGTGAAATGTATTTATAGAACAGCACAAATGTATGTAGCATGATTCAGTCATTTAGCAACAAAATGTAGTCATTCATTCTGACTGGTAAGATAAGTTCAAGGTTAAAGGGCAACTCTGCCACTTTTAACATTTTAGTTGTTATTATTAAGTATTTATTTATGGCCTACACAGTTTTCGTGTAATTTTATGATTTAATGTCTTTTGACTGTTCAGTCATGTGCAAAACTGGAAATTGCTTCTCTGTGACGTTTTCAATTAGGATCTCTGAGATGACTAATAAAACAATGATGGTCACCAAATTCAGCCATCTATACAACCCATCTATAGTTTCTGATCATATTGAGCCATCTATACAACCCATCTATAGTTTCCGATCATATTGAGCCATCTATATAACCCATCTATAGTTTCTGATCATATTCAAGCTATCTATACAACCCATCTATAGTTTCCGATCATATTGAGCCATCTATATAACCCATCTATAGTTTCTGATCATATTCAAGCTATCTATACAACCCATCTATAGTTTCCGATCATATTGAGCCATCTATATAACCCATCTATAGTTTCTGATCATATTCAAGCCATctatacaaccctgtcagtagtttCTGATCGTATTCAAGCCATCTATACAACCCGTCAGTAGTTTCTGATCATATTCAAGCCATCTATACAACCCGTCAGTAGTTTCTGATCATATTCAAGCCATCTATACAACCCCGTCAGTAGTTTCTGATCATATTCAAGCCATctatacaaccctgtcagtagtttCTGATCATATTCAAGCCATCTATACAACCCGTCTGTAGTTTCTGATCATATTCAAGCCATctatacaaccctgtcagtagtttCTGATCATATTCAAGCCATCTATACAACCCGTCAGTAGTTTCTGATCGTATTCAAGCCATctatacaaccctgtcagtagtttCTGATCATATTCAAGCCATCTATACAACCCGTCATTAGTTTCTGATCATATTCAAGCCATctatacaaccctgtcagtagtttctgatcatattcaagccatctatacaacccgtcagtagtttctgatcatattcaagccatctatacaaccctgtcagtagtttctgatcatattcaagccatctatacaaccctgtcagtagtttCTGATCATATTCAGCCATCTATACAACCCGTCTGTAGTTTCTGATCATATTCAAGCCATctatacaaccctgtcagtagtttctgatcatattcaagccatctatacaacccgtcagtagtttctgatcatattcaagccatctatacaaccctgtcagtagtttCTGATCATATTCAGCCATCTATATAACCCTGTCAGTAGTTTCTGATCGTTTTGGATCTCCCTTCATCTAATAACATCTGGAAATATTTTAAATAGACACTCAAAAACTCATAGAATAATATCTCCAGTTCTGGTGGCCGTTGTACAGTTTCCAAACAGCCTGTTAagcacaccatcccaaccgtaaagcacagGGGTGTCACGTTCGCTGTCATCGTGGAAATGACCgcaccaaggtgcagcatggtgagcgtacatttcttttattgataaatgtcggcaacaaaacaaagaacaatgAAGCGACCGTGAAGCTTACTTAGGCTATAATGCCACTAACAAatacaactacccacaaatacaaaaggaaaaaggctgcctaagtatgatttccaatcagagacaacgatagacagctgtccctgattgagaaccatacctggctaaaacatagaaacaaagaacatagagtttcccacccgagtcacaccctgaccaaccaaacatagagaataaaaagatctatacggtcagggtgtgacagggcgtggcaacatcatgttgtgggggtgctttgctgcaggtgggactggtgcacttcacaaaatagatggtttcatgaggaagaaaaattatgtggatatattgaagcatcatctcaagacatcaatcaggaagttaaagcctggtcaaaaatgggtcttccaaatggacaatgacctcaagcattgTCGT
This window encodes:
- the LOC135535395 gene encoding serine/threonine-protein kinase DCLK1-like, producing the protein VYEHVDGSKSLKLGDFGLATVVDGPLYTVCGTPTYVAPEIIAETGYGIKVDIWAAGVINYILLCGFPPFRGSSDDQEVLFDQILMGQLEFPLPYWDNVSETAKDLIRSMLEVEVDQRYTAEQVLDHPWIHDDGVSENEQELSVAGKIKKHFNTSPITNDTTSGVSVITLDHSFSMQRSGSLDFHQHPAMYWI